TGCAGGACGGGATCGGGCCGGCGATTGGCGTAGACGTCGCCCGGCAGGAACAGCACCGGCAGGCGGTTCACATGGGCCAGGGCGGCGGCGGTGACCATGTTGGTCGCCCCGGGGCCGATGGAGGTGGTGCAGACCATGGCCCGCTGGCGACGCATCTGCTTGGCGTAGGCGATGGCGGCGTGGGCCATGCCCTGTTCGTTGTGAGCGCGGAAGGTCGGCAGGGCGTCCTGCGCCGCCTGCAGCGCTTCGCCAAGGCCGGCGACATTGCCGTGCCCGAAGATGGCCCAGCAGCCCGCGAAGAAGGGAACCTCGGCGCCCTCGACCTCGACATACTGCGCCGCCAGCCAGCGAACAGCGGCCTGGGCGGCGGTCAGACGAACCGTATTCACGCCGCCCGCTCCCGCGCGCCGCGCGCCAGGCGCCAGGCCTTGGTCAGGGTGTCGAAGCGGGCGGCCATGGCGGCGACGGCGGCGCTGTCGCCCATCTTGCCTGCCAGCCAGTCGCGGGCGACGTCGTAGAAGATGGTGCGTCCCACCGCGAACCCCTTGATGATCGGAATGTCGGCGGCGACCTTGATCGAGGCCATCAGGTCCTCGATGGGAGCCGACAGGCCGAGCAGGACCACACCCCGGCACCAGGGGTCGTTGCGCTGGATCACGGCCTCGATGTTGCGCCAGGCGGTCACGTCGTCACTGGGCTCCAGCTTCCACCAGTCGGGCTTGATGCCCAGAGCATAGAAGCGTTGCAGGCAGTCGGCGATGGTGCCGGCGTCGACCGGCATGCCCTTGGGGGTGATGACCTCGAGCAGGAACTCGTGACGCGTCTTGCGGCAGGCGTCGGCCAGACGGACCAGCTGCGATTCCTGGGCGTCGCGCAGGCTTGGCGGATCATCCGGGTGGTAGAAGACCAGGCATTTGACGACGTGGTTCAGCGGCCATTCGGCCAGCTCGGCGCCAACGTCCGCCGAGCATTCGAACTGCAGCGGACGCGACTGCGGCAACTCGATCGGGCGGCCGATCCAGTAGGGATAGTCGGCGGCCTTGGCCAGGGTGTCGAAGCCGTAGCGGCCGTCGGCCAGGATGCCGAAGCGCGGGTCGCCCTTGGCCACCGCATCGACGGCGCGCAGGGCCAGCAGCTTGAAGGCCGGCACCCGGGCGGGGTCGGCGCCGGTCTGGGCGACGAGGTCGTCGAACTGGCTGCGGTGGTCGACGGCCAGGACGGTCAGCTCGTTGTGAACCCCGTCGCGAGTGGTCGCCCAGTGGATGTGTTCGAGCTCAGCATCGTCGCGCAGGCGGAACGGCAGGTCGCGGCGGCCGAGGAAATGCTCCATCTCCGGCCAGGTGGCCATGGCCGGGGCGCAGCCATGCCTTGAGACGACAATGGCCCCGGCGGCATTGGCGATCTCGCAGCACTTTTCGAGCGGCAGGTCGCGCAGCCAGCCGCGCAGGAAGCCGGCCATGAAGGCGTCGCCGGCCCCCAGCACATTGAACACTTCAATGGGAAAGCCGCGGCCGACGACGCCGTCGTCGAGACGGTCCGGAATGTCGCCCGGGAAGGCCGAGCAGCCGTCGGCGCCGCGCTTGCAGACCAGCAGGGCCTGGGTGACGCGGCGAATGTTGCGCAGGGCCTCGATCGTGTCCGTGGTCCCGCCGAGGATGTGGATCTCTTCCTCGGTGCCGACGATGAGATCGCACAGCGGCAGCACCTGCTGCAGCACGGCGGTGACCTTGTCGTTGGCGACGAAGCGGTTCTCACCGGCCTCCTTGGGCGTCAGGCCCCAGAGGACCGGGCGGTAGTCGATGTCGAGCACGACCCGGGCGCCACCCGCCTTGGCCAGGCCGGCGGCCTTCAGGCTGGCGGCGAGGACGGCCGGTTGCGACAGGTGGGTGCCACTGAGCACGACCGAGCGGGTCCTGGCGATCCAGTCGGGGTCGATGTCGGCCTCGGTCAGCGCCATGTCCGGCGCGTTCTCGCGGTAGAAGATCAGCGGGAAGGTCTCGCGGTCGCGGATGCCGAGGATGACCAGGGCGGTCAGGCGATCGGGGTCGGCGATGACGCCCGTGGTGTCGACGCCCTCGCGAACCAGCTGCTCGGTGATGAAGCGGCCCATGTGGTCGGCGCCGACGCGGGTGACCAGGCCTGCCTTGAGGCCGAGGCGCGCCGCGCCGATGGCGGTGTTGGTCGGGCTGCCGCCGACGTACTTGGCGAAGGAGGCCATGTCCTCCAACCGCCCGCCCGACTGCTGGCCGTAGAGATCGATGCTCGAGCGGCCGATGGCGATCAAATCCAGCGTCTTGTCGTGCTGCGCCATTGGGGCCCTTGAAAGCGTGGCGCGACCGTCGCGCCGGACTATGCAACGATTATTCTATTCGTTCTGTGTTTGCAACATTCATTTCATTATTGGAATGCGGCCGTCAGCCGGCCTGGCCGCTGGCCTCGAAGGCGAAGCCGATCACCAAGGCCTGGGCCAGGCAGATCGAGGCGGCCAGGGAGCGGAAGGAGCGGATTTCCGATTCGCGGACCTGCAGCACGGCGGTGGCGTTCTTGGCGACCGGACTGACCAGGCTGTCACTGATCGACAGCACCCTGGCGCCCTTGCCGACGGCGATCTCGACGGCCGTCACCGTTTCTTCGGCGTAGGGATGGTAGCTGACCGCGATGAGCAGATCCCTGGGACCGATGCCCTGGACCTGCTGGCGGGCAAGGCCGGCGACGCCGTCGATGAACATGGTCCGCTTGCCCAGCTGCTGCAGCGAATAGGCCAGGTAGGAGGAGACCGGGAAGGCGCGGCGGAAGCCGGCGACATAGACGATTTCGGCGTCGCGGATCAGGGCCACGGCCTCGGCCATGTCCTTCTCGGTGATGGATTGCCTGAGGTTCTGCAGGGCCAGGGTGTTGCCCTCGACGAACTCGCCGAGCAGCTGGGCCCCCGCCCCGCTCTCCCGGGCGTCGACCTCCTGGTTGAAGCGGCGGACGCGCTCGCCGTAGCCCAGGGCCGACTGGCCGCTGAGCAGGCCGTCGCGAAACAGACGCTGCATCTGGCTGGCGCCGGGATAGCCAAAGCTCTTGGCGAAGCGGACGATGGCGCTGGGCTGCACCCCGCTGCGCTCGGCGAGGACGGCCAGGGTCTCCAGCGCCATGTCGTTGGGCTCGTCCAGCACATAGCGGGCGATCTGCTGCAGCCGCTTGCTGAGGCCGTCGTAGCGTTCGAGGATGGCGGCGCGGAGCTCTTCGGCGGTGGCGGGCGGCGGGCCGCTCGGAGTCTCGGAATCGGTCATGCCGTGGAAGCGTCCTGCGCGGTTTCGAAGTTAGAATATCCGTTCCAGCCCCGAACACAACGCACGGCGACCATTCGTTCCAAACGATATTGCGTTCGGAATGTTTGTTCCATAGTACGGACCTCCGGAGGGTCCCCATGATCAAGATCGCTCAACTCGGCGCCGGACGGATGGGCTCCATCCACGCCCGCAACGCCGCCGCCAATCCGCGGCTGGATCTGGCCTGGCTGGTCGATCCCCGACCCGAGGCAGCGGGGGACCTGGCCCGCGAGATCGGCGCGGGGCTGGCGAGCTTCGAGGCCGTGCTGGCCGATCCGGAAATCAAGGGCGTCATCGTCGCCAGTTCGACCGACGCCCATCTGGACAACGCCCTGGCCTGCCTGAAGGCCGGCAAGATGGTGTTCTGCGAAAAGCCGCTCGACCTGGACCTGGCGCGGCTGGTCGAGCACAAGGCCGACTTTCAGGACGCGCCGATCTTCGTCGCCTTCAACCGCCGCTTCGATCCGCACTTCGCGGCCCTGGCCGAGACGGTGACGTCCGGCGCCATCGGCGCGCTGGAAACCCTGCACCTGATCAACCACGACCCGGCCGCGCCGCCGGCCCACTTCGTGCCGACCAGCGGCGGGCTGTTCAAGGATTTCACCATCCACGACTTCGACGTCGCCGCCTGGCTGGTCGCCGAGCCGTTCACCGAGGTCTTCGCCTTCGCCAGTTGCCTGGTCGATCCGATGATCGGCGAACTGGGCGACGTCGACACCGCCCGGGTGATCCTCAAGACCGCGTCCGGCAAGATCGTCATGATCAGCAACACCCGGCGCAGCGGCTGCGGCTACGACCAGAGGATCGAGGCGTTCGGCAGCAAGGGCATGGCCGTGGCCGGCAATCCGGCCCCGACCACGGTCGCCCGCTGGACCGAGGCCGGCGCGGGTTCCGACGCCCTCTATCCAGGCTTCATGAGCCGCTACGCCGGCGCCTACGCCGCCGAGATGGACCATTTCGCCGACATGCTGGAAGGCAAGGCTCGGCCCGCCGCCGGCTATGAGGCCAGCGTCGCCTCCCTGAAACTGGCCGAGGCCGCCGCCCGGTCGGTGGCCACCGGCGCGCCCGTCAAACTGTAAGGTCTTCAACCATGTACAACCTCGCCCTCATCGGCGCCGGCCGCATCGGCCGCATCCACGCCGCCAACGCCAAGGCCCATCCGGGCCTGACCCTGATGGCCATCGTCGATCCGGTGGCGGCTGCGGCCGAGAGCCTGGCGGCCGAGACCGGCGCGAGGGTGACGTCGCTGGACGCGGCCCTGAGCGATCCGGCCATCGCCGGCGTCATCGTCGCCTCCTCCACCGACACCCACCTGGACTACGCCGGCCGCGCCATCGCCGCCGGCAAGGCTGTGTTTTGCGAAAAGCCCATCGACCTCAATCTTGGCCGGGCCCGGGGCGCGGCCGGGGACTTCGCGGGCAAGCCGCTGTTCCTCGGCTTCAACCGCCGCTTCGATCCCAACTTCCAGGCCCTGAAGGCGCGATTGGACGCCGGCGAGGTCGGGGCGCTGGAGACGCTGCATATCACCAGCCATGACCCGTCGCCGCCGCCGGTCAGCTACGTGAAGGTCTCGGGCGGCCTGTTCAAGGACATGGCGATCCATGACTTCGACATGGCCCGCTGGATGCTCGGCGAGCCGGTCGCCCAGGTCTTCGCCTCGGCCAGCTGCCTGGTCGATCCGGCCATCGGGGAGGCGGGTGACGTGGACACGGCGAAGATCCTGCTGAAGACGGCCTCCGGGCGCATCTGCATGATCAGCAACAGCCGCCGCAGCGGCTATGGCTACGACCAGCGGATCGAGGCCTTCGGCTCGGCCGGCATGCTGCAGGCGGCCAATGTCACCGAGAGCACGGTCCAGGTCTGGACCGAGGCCGGGGCGGCGTCGGCGCCGTTCCAGAACTTCTTCCTCGACCGCTATGCGGCCGCCTACGTCGCCGAGATGGCCCACTTCGCCGAGATCCTCGGCGGGGCGACGCCGGCGATCGGATACGAGGACGGGGTGGAAGCGCTGGTGCTCGCGGAGGCGGCCGGGGAGTCGGCGCGGAAGGGGGCGGTGGTGACGCTGTAACGATCCCTTCTCCCGCTTGTCGGGAGAAGGTGGCCCGCGAAGCGGGTCGGATGAGGGCAGCACCGGCGGTAGCCGGGCTGCCCTTTTCCATGCCTGAACGAAAACCTTCACGGGCCGGCGCCGCCCTCATCCGTCGGCTACGCCGACACCTTCTCCCGACAAGCGGGAGAAGGGACACCGGTGAGGCGACTCGACGCCGCGCAAAGAAAAGGCGGCGGCCCGAAGGCCACCGCCGAAGTTGCGCAAGTCGATGTCAGGGAGAAATCAGTAGGTGAAGCTCAGACCCACCCGCCAGGAGCGGCCGTAGGTTTCGGCCTCGGCGAAGCGGTGGCGGTTGCCGTAGAAATAGTAGTCGGTCTCGTCATTCAGATTGTTGCCCTCGGCGAAGACCTCGAGCTGTTTGGTGACCTTGTAGGCCGCCTTGACGCCGATGGTCTGGTTCTCGCCGAAGTACAGGTCCTCGTCGGCCGTCGCGCCCAGTTCGTCGATGTAGTCTGAGCGGTAGGTGTAGGCGACGCGGGCCGAGAAGCCGGCCTTCTCGTAGTAGAGCTGGGCGCTGAGCAGCATGTCCGACTGCTTGGGCAGGCTGGTTTCCTTGCTCCGGCCGGGCACCTTGAGCTTGCCGTTCAGGAAGGTGGCGTTGAGGTTGACCCCGAAGCCGTCCAGCGCGCCGGGCAGGAAGGTGAAGGGCTTCTGGAAGTTCAGCTCCAGGCCGGTCACCTCGGCTTCGGTGCCGTTCTGGAAGGAGAAGACGTCGCCGTTGACGATGCTCACCCCGCCGAAGGTTCCGGTTTGGTCTTCCAGGGTCGAGGCGAAGATCGGGTTGTCGATCTTCTTGTGGAACAGACCCACCGAGAAGCCGCCCTCGTCCGGGAAGTAATAGTCCAGCGAGAAATCGAGGTTCAGCGCCTGCTGGGGCTTCAGGTCCGGGTTGCCGAGGCTGACATCGTCGCCATCGACCGCCACGGTCGGGGCCAGCTGGAAGTATTCCGGACGGCCGATGGCGGTGGTGATCGCCGCCCGCACCAGGATGTTCTCGCTGACGTCCCAGCGCAGGTTGAGGCCCGGGAAGACGTCAGTGTAGCTGTAGCTGCCGAAGCGGTTGTAGTCGTCGGCCAGGGTCGCCGTCGGGGTGACGGCGATGGCCCGGGTGTCGCCCTCCGTCCGCTCGACGCGGACGCCGGGAATGACGCTGATGTCGCCGAAGTCGAGGTTGGCCATCAGATAGGCGGCGGTGATGGTTTCCTGGACGCGGTAGTCGGAGCCCAGGGTCTCGACGATCTGGTCGTCATCGTCGCTGTCGAACAGGCCGGGGTTGGCTTTGAAGAAGGCGTTGACCTTGCTGTAGCTGATCGACGGACCGGCGAGATACTTGCCCCCGAAAGTGTCGCCGTAGGTTTCGCCGACCTCGGAGGTGAGGGTCCGTGTCGGGCCGGTGTACATGAACACCTCGCCGGTCGCGTCGGTGAACTTGTCGCGGTCCAGCCACTTGGCGCCGAACTTCAGGTAGCTGTCGTCGCCGAGCACCGAAAGCGGCATCTGATAGTCGATGCGGATCTGGTTCAGGTCTTCCTCGGCCTCGCGGCTGACCTGCTTGAAGCTGCGCAGCCGGTAGCCGGCCGGATTGTAGGCGTTGGCGCTCAGCGTGACGCCGCCGGGCATCCCGTCCTGGTTGCCAAAGGACCCGGTGATCGGGCCGCCGCCGCTGGTGTTGTTGTAGCGGTATTCGATCTCGTCGCGGATCGGGTCTTCCTTGGTGGCCAGGTTGTGGGTGGCCTGGAGGGTCAGGAGGCTTTCGCCGATGTTGAACTCACCGCCGATGGCGATCGTGGTGGTGTCGGTGATCTCGTTGCGGACCCGCAGCAGCTTGCGGGCGCTGGCCCCGCCGGTGAAGGTTCCGCCGTCCTCGCTGAGGCTACTATAGCTGGCGGCCGAGGTCGGCAGGAAGAAGCGGGTGCGGTTGCGGACCTCGTTGTCGTCGAACTTCGAGTACATGACCCGGGCGTAGGCCTTGATGTCGTCGGTCGGACGCCAGTCGAGGTTGACGACCGCGCCGGTGCGGGTGCGCAGGGCAGGGGTGTAGACCCGGTTGTCGAACTCGACGGGCAGATCGACGCCGCCGACGGTCTGGCGACCGCCCGACAATACATCCTCGGAGTCCGAAGGCCGTTCCGACCAGTTCAGGGCCACGACGACGCCGAACGACTTGTCCGGGCCGAACAGGGTTCCAGCCGAGAAGTCGCCCTCGTAGGCGTTCTCGTCGGTGATCTCGAAGCCGCCGACGGCGGCCCGGGCGTTGAGGATGGTGCGGTTGCGGTCGAAAGCGGTGACCGTCTTGATATCGACCTGGCCGGCGATGGCGTTGGCGTCGAGGTCGGGGGTCAGCGACTTGACCACCTGTACCGAGCCGATGAGGGCCGACGGGATGTCGTCGAGCTTGACGTTGCGCGATTCCGGCTCGGGGGCGGAGGCGGTCTGGGCGTTGATGGTGACGTTGGCCAGGTTCGGCTCGATGCCGCGGATGATCAGGTAGCGGCCCTCACCCTTGTCGGTGGCGACCGACACGCCCGACAGGCGGCGCACGGACTCGGCGACGTTCTGGTCGGGCAGCTTGCCGGCCTCGCCGCCCGAGACGATCTCGCTGGCGCTGGTCGCCTCGCGCTTCTTCTCGAGGGAGTCGCGGTCGGTCGCCCGCTGGCCGGTGATGACCACTTCATCGACTTCGCCCTGAGCCTGAGCCGCGGCCATGCCGGGCGCCACCAGGCAGGACGACATCATGAGCGCGCCCAACAGATATCGAGACTTCATACGACCCTCCCCTTTGCTTCTCATTGCAGCGCGAGGTGAGCGAAGACTCGCTCCGACGGCTGATGAAACGGACA
The nucleotide sequence above comes from Caulobacter sp. NIBR1757. Encoded proteins:
- the iolG gene encoding inositol 2-dehydrogenase, translated to MYNLALIGAGRIGRIHAANAKAHPGLTLMAIVDPVAAAAESLAAETGARVTSLDAALSDPAIAGVIVASSTDTHLDYAGRAIAAGKAVFCEKPIDLNLGRARGAAGDFAGKPLFLGFNRRFDPNFQALKARLDAGEVGALETLHITSHDPSPPPVSYVKVSGGLFKDMAIHDFDMARWMLGEPVAQVFASASCLVDPAIGEAGDVDTAKILLKTASGRICMISNSRRSGYGYDQRIEAFGSAGMLQAANVTESTVQVWTEAGAASAPFQNFFLDRYAAAYVAEMAHFAEILGGATPAIGYEDGVEALVLAEAAGESARKGAVVTL
- the iolC gene encoding 5-dehydro-2-deoxygluconokinase, yielding MAQHDKTLDLIAIGRSSIDLYGQQSGGRLEDMASFAKYVGGSPTNTAIGAARLGLKAGLVTRVGADHMGRFITEQLVREGVDTTGVIADPDRLTALVILGIRDRETFPLIFYRENAPDMALTEADIDPDWIARTRSVVLSGTHLSQPAVLAASLKAAGLAKAGGARVVLDIDYRPVLWGLTPKEAGENRFVANDKVTAVLQQVLPLCDLIVGTEEEIHILGGTTDTIEALRNIRRVTQALLVCKRGADGCSAFPGDIPDRLDDGVVGRGFPIEVFNVLGAGDAFMAGFLRGWLRDLPLEKCCEIANAAGAIVVSRHGCAPAMATWPEMEHFLGRRDLPFRLRDDAELEHIHWATTRDGVHNELTVLAVDHRSQFDDLVAQTGADPARVPAFKLLALRAVDAVAKGDPRFGILADGRYGFDTLAKAADYPYWIGRPIELPQSRPLQFECSADVGAELAEWPLNHVVKCLVFYHPDDPPSLRDAQESQLVRLADACRKTRHEFLLEVITPKGMPVDAGTIADCLQRFYALGIKPDWWKLEPSDDVTAWRNIEAVIQRNDPWCRGVVLLGLSAPIEDLMASIKVAADIPIIKGFAVGRTIFYDVARDWLAGKMGDSAAVAAMAARFDTLTKAWRLARGARERAA
- a CDS encoding Gfo/Idh/MocA family oxidoreductase, with the translated sequence MIKIAQLGAGRMGSIHARNAAANPRLDLAWLVDPRPEAAGDLAREIGAGLASFEAVLADPEIKGVIVASSTDAHLDNALACLKAGKMVFCEKPLDLDLARLVEHKADFQDAPIFVAFNRRFDPHFAALAETVTSGAIGALETLHLINHDPAAPPAHFVPTSGGLFKDFTIHDFDVAAWLVAEPFTEVFAFASCLVDPMIGELGDVDTARVILKTASGKIVMISNTRRSGCGYDQRIEAFGSKGMAVAGNPAPTTVARWTEAGAGSDALYPGFMSRYAGAYAAEMDHFADMLEGKARPAAGYEASVASLKLAEAAARSVATGAPVKL
- a CDS encoding MurR/RpiR family transcriptional regulator; translation: MTDSETPSGPPPATAEELRAAILERYDGLSKRLQQIARYVLDEPNDMALETLAVLAERSGVQPSAIVRFAKSFGYPGASQMQRLFRDGLLSGQSALGYGERVRRFNQEVDARESGAGAQLLGEFVEGNTLALQNLRQSITEKDMAEAVALIRDAEIVYVAGFRRAFPVSSYLAYSLQQLGKRTMFIDGVAGLARQQVQGIGPRDLLIAVSYHPYAEETVTAVEIAVGKGARVLSISDSLVSPVAKNATAVLQVRESEIRSFRSLAASICLAQALVIGFAFEASGQAG
- a CDS encoding TonB-dependent receptor, with product MKSRYLLGALMMSSCLVAPGMAAAQAQGEVDEVVITGQRATDRDSLEKKREATSASEIVSGGEAGKLPDQNVAESVRRLSGVSVATDKGEGRYLIIRGIEPNLANVTINAQTASAPEPESRNVKLDDIPSALIGSVQVVKSLTPDLDANAIAGQVDIKTVTAFDRNRTILNARAAVGGFEITDENAYEGDFSAGTLFGPDKSFGVVVALNWSERPSDSEDVLSGGRQTVGGVDLPVEFDNRVYTPALRTRTGAVVNLDWRPTDDIKAYARVMYSKFDDNEVRNRTRFFLPTSAASYSSLSEDGGTFTGGASARKLLRVRNEITDTTTIAIGGEFNIGESLLTLQATHNLATKEDPIRDEIEYRYNNTSGGGPITGSFGNQDGMPGGVTLSANAYNPAGYRLRSFKQVSREAEEDLNQIRIDYQMPLSVLGDDSYLKFGAKWLDRDKFTDATGEVFMYTGPTRTLTSEVGETYGDTFGGKYLAGPSISYSKVNAFFKANPGLFDSDDDDQIVETLGSDYRVQETITAAYLMANLDFGDISVIPGVRVERTEGDTRAIAVTPTATLADDYNRFGSYSYTDVFPGLNLRWDVSENILVRAAITTAIGRPEYFQLAPTVAVDGDDVSLGNPDLKPQQALNLDFSLDYYFPDEGGFSVGLFHKKIDNPIFASTLEDQTGTFGGVSIVNGDVFSFQNGTEAEVTGLELNFQKPFTFLPGALDGFGVNLNATFLNGKLKVPGRSKETSLPKQSDMLLSAQLYYEKAGFSARVAYTYRSDYIDELGATADEDLYFGENQTIGVKAAYKVTKQLEVFAEGNNLNDETDYYFYGNRHRFAEAETYGRSWRVGLSFTY